A single window of Microbispora hainanensis DNA harbors:
- a CDS encoding helix-turn-helix domain-containing protein, giving the protein MDVMEVLAHPVRLRVVQALAGGRVLTTAQLCERISEVHKATVYRHVAALADAGVLEVDGEHRVRGAVERRYRLRERVVIDAGTVAAMTPEDHRRTFATAMAALISEFDAYLGLDGADPAADEVGYRQHVLWLSPEERAEMIAELRAVIVARMTNEPAPRRRRHLLSPILFPVETPPPDAGARPAS; this is encoded by the coding sequence ATGGACGTGATGGAGGTGCTCGCGCATCCGGTGCGGCTGCGCGTCGTGCAGGCGCTCGCCGGTGGGCGGGTCCTCACGACCGCGCAGTTGTGCGAGCGCATATCGGAGGTGCACAAGGCGACCGTCTATCGCCACGTCGCCGCGCTCGCCGACGCCGGCGTGCTGGAGGTGGACGGCGAGCACCGGGTGCGCGGCGCGGTGGAACGGCGCTACCGGCTGCGCGAGCGGGTGGTGATCGACGCCGGCACCGTGGCGGCGATGACGCCGGAGGACCACCGGCGCACGTTCGCCACGGCGATGGCCGCGCTGATCTCCGAGTTCGACGCCTACCTCGGCCTGGACGGCGCCGATCCCGCGGCCGACGAGGTGGGTTATCGGCAGCACGTGCTGTGGCTGAGCCCGGAGGAACGCGCCGAGATGATCGCGGAGCTGCGCGCGGTCATCGTCGCGCGGATGACGAACGAGCCCGCGCCGCGGCGCAGGCGGCATCTGCTCAGCCCGATCCTGTTCCCGGTCGAGACGCCCCCGCCGGACGCCGGGGCGCGCCCGGCCTCGTGA
- a CDS encoding alpha/beta fold hydrolase: MGRPASETTAPPLGRLYDVGERRLMLHRSGSGGPSVVFLPGAGLVGLDFLNVQEGAAAFATSVLYDRGGTGWSEPAPLPRRATEVAAELRGLLRATAVPGPFLLVGHSLGAFYARRYAQLFPDEVAGLLLLDPGHEDILDHMPAQAADLAERMRPDPARMPELTGEQRRAAREAYARLYAEWPAPLREALIGHHLASWRTSLRETENFETEVYDELRAGGPLPDVPLIVLTAGGVNPYWAKFLPEEVMREAHDGVRALHAAMARSVPRGRQRVVDGASHQYLHVERADEVLRAIRDLMTAI; the protein is encoded by the coding sequence ATGGGACGACCGGCATCGGAGACGACGGCCCCGCCCCTGGGGCGCCTGTACGACGTCGGAGAGCGGCGGTTGATGCTGCACCGCTCGGGCTCGGGCGGGCCGAGCGTGGTGTTCCTGCCCGGCGCGGGCCTGGTGGGCCTCGACTTCCTGAACGTCCAGGAGGGCGCCGCGGCCTTCGCCACGAGCGTGCTCTACGACCGCGGCGGCACGGGCTGGAGCGAGCCGGCGCCTCTCCCCCGCCGCGCGACCGAGGTCGCCGCCGAACTGCGCGGCCTTCTGCGGGCCACGGCGGTTCCCGGGCCGTTCCTCCTCGTGGGACACTCCCTCGGCGCGTTCTACGCGCGCCGCTACGCGCAGCTCTTCCCGGACGAGGTCGCCGGGCTCCTCCTGCTCGACCCCGGCCATGAGGACATCCTCGACCACATGCCGGCACAGGCCGCCGACCTGGCCGAGCGGATGCGGCCCGACCCGGCGCGGATGCCGGAGCTGACCGGCGAGCAGCGCCGGGCCGCCCGCGAGGCGTACGCCCGCCTGTACGCCGAGTGGCCCGCGCCGTTGCGCGAGGCGCTGATCGGCCACCACCTGGCGTCGTGGCGGACGAGCCTGCGCGAGACGGAGAACTTCGAGACCGAGGTCTACGACGAGCTGCGGGCCGGCGGGCCGCTGCCCGACGTCCCGCTCATCGTGCTGACCGCGGGCGGCGTGAACCCCTACTGGGCGAAGTTCCTGCCCGAGGAGGTGATGCGCGAGGCGCACGACGGGGTGCGCGCCCTGCACGCGGCGATGGCCCGCTCGGTGCCCAGGGGACGGCAGCGCGTGGTCGACGGCGCCTCCCACCAATACCTGCACGTCGAGCGGGCCGACGAGGTGCTGCGGGCGATCCGCGACCTCATGACGGCCATCTGA
- a CDS encoding NAD-dependent epimerase/dehydratase family protein: protein MNGMRLLVLGGTTFVGRWVVTAAVERGWHVTTFTRGRAGWAHPEARAVTGDRLRPAGLAPLAEGRWDVVVDTWAGAPRVVRDSARALAGCADRYVYVSSRAVYAPPTPAGLNEDWPTVEASADAEDVDYAPNKRGGELAVEEAFGDRAVLARAGLILGPHELPGQLPHWLLRAARGGEMLAPGPAGQPFRYVDVRDLVAWLLDAAERGVRGPVNLVNPEGHCTTRDLLESAVAVTGGLAEPVWVEPEAIEAAGIDRWAALPGWIPPGPALAGFIRTDVGRAMATGLRCRPVVETVADTWAWLTGSGEIPAFPPGLDPDEERAVIDAWRRSAGAAL, encoded by the coding sequence ATGAACGGCATGCGGTTGCTGGTGCTGGGCGGCACGACGTTCGTCGGCCGGTGGGTGGTCACGGCCGCCGTGGAACGCGGCTGGCACGTCACCACCTTCACGCGCGGGCGCGCCGGATGGGCCCACCCCGAAGCCCGGGCGGTGACCGGCGACCGGCTCCGCCCGGCCGGCCTGGCCCCGCTCGCCGAGGGCCGGTGGGACGTCGTGGTGGACACCTGGGCCGGCGCGCCCCGGGTCGTACGCGACAGCGCCCGCGCCCTGGCCGGGTGCGCGGACAGGTACGTGTACGTCTCCAGCCGGGCGGTGTACGCGCCCCCGACGCCGGCCGGCCTGAACGAGGACTGGCCCACGGTCGAGGCGTCGGCGGACGCCGAGGACGTCGACTACGCCCCCAACAAGCGGGGCGGCGAGCTCGCCGTGGAGGAGGCGTTCGGCGACCGCGCCGTGCTGGCCCGCGCCGGGCTGATCCTCGGGCCGCACGAGCTTCCCGGGCAGCTGCCGCACTGGCTGCTGCGCGCGGCGCGGGGCGGGGAGATGCTCGCCCCCGGCCCGGCCGGCCAGCCGTTCCGCTACGTGGACGTACGCGACCTCGTCGCCTGGCTGCTCGACGCGGCCGAGCGCGGGGTGCGGGGCCCGGTCAACCTGGTCAACCCGGAGGGGCACTGCACGACCCGCGACCTGCTGGAGTCCGCGGTCGCGGTCACCGGCGGGCTCGCCGAGCCGGTCTGGGTCGAGCCCGAGGCGATCGAGGCGGCCGGGATCGACCGGTGGGCGGCGCTGCCGGGCTGGATCCCGCCCGGTCCCGCGCTGGCCGGGTTCATCCGCACCGACGTCGGCCGGGCCATGGCGACCGGCCTGCGGTGCCGTCCGGTGGTGGAGACGGTCGCCGACACCTGGGCGTGGCTGACCGGGTCGGGCGAGATCCCGGCGTTCCCGCCCGGGCTCGACCCCGACGAGGAACGCGCGGTGATCGACGCCTGGCGGCGGTCGGCGGGCGCCGCCTTGTGA
- a CDS encoding GNAT family N-acetyltransferase, whose product MADSIRTERLVLRRWREDDKEPFAALNADPVVMEHFPATLSREDSDALAERIEAGFDEHGFGLWAVEADGEFIGFTGLSVPRFTAPFTPCVEIGWRLARSAWGRGYATEAARASLEDGFGRAGLTEVVSFTAVQNVRSQAVMRRLGMTHDPADDFDHPALPAGHPLRRHVLYRIRRQ is encoded by the coding sequence GTGGCCGATTCGATCAGGACAGAACGGCTCGTGCTGCGGCGCTGGCGCGAGGACGACAAGGAGCCCTTCGCCGCGCTGAACGCCGATCCCGTCGTCATGGAGCACTTCCCGGCCACGCTCTCCCGGGAGGACAGCGACGCGCTGGCCGAGCGCATCGAGGCCGGGTTCGACGAGCACGGGTTCGGTCTGTGGGCCGTCGAGGCCGACGGCGAGTTCATCGGCTTCACCGGGCTGTCGGTCCCGAGGTTCACCGCCCCCTTCACGCCGTGCGTGGAGATCGGCTGGCGGCTCGCCCGCTCCGCCTGGGGCCGGGGGTACGCCACGGAGGCGGCGCGGGCGTCGCTGGAGGACGGGTTCGGCCGGGCCGGGCTGACCGAGGTCGTCTCGTTCACCGCGGTGCAGAACGTCCGCTCGCAGGCGGTCATGCGGCGGCTCGGGATGACACACGACCCGGCCGATGACTTCGACCACCCGGCGCTCCCCGCGGGTCACCCGCTGCGCCGCCACGTTCTCTACCGGATCAGGAGACAGTGA
- a CDS encoding DUF4865 family protein produces the protein MQYEITLPAGYDMTIIRERVATRGHALDDRAGLGLKAYLVRERGVAGSPVNQYAPFYLWNDPGRMGEFLVGGGGFQGIVADFGRPVVRHWTGLAAEAGQARETRPRAASRRLTELPATAGLEDQVTAALAELRDLGRAGGLHTAALAVDPHHWRLLTFALWEREVPGAYADAERYEVLHLSAPGLAHLPMGRAW, from the coding sequence ATGCAGTACGAGATCACCCTGCCCGCCGGCTACGACATGACGATCATCCGCGAGCGGGTGGCCACGCGCGGCCACGCCCTCGACGACCGGGCCGGGCTCGGCCTGAAGGCCTACCTGGTCCGCGAGCGGGGCGTCGCCGGGTCGCCGGTCAACCAGTACGCGCCGTTCTACCTGTGGAACGACCCCGGGAGGATGGGCGAGTTCCTCGTCGGCGGGGGCGGTTTCCAGGGCATCGTCGCCGACTTCGGCAGGCCGGTCGTGCGGCACTGGACGGGCCTGGCCGCCGAGGCCGGTCAGGCCCGGGAGACGCGGCCCCGCGCGGCGTCGCGACGGCTGACCGAGCTGCCCGCCACGGCCGGCCTTGAGGATCAGGTGACCGCCGCCCTCGCCGAACTGCGTGATCTGGGCCGCGCCGGGGGCCTGCACACCGCCGCGCTCGCCGTGGATCCGCACCACTGGCGGCTGCTGACGTTCGCGCTGTGGGAGCGGGAGGTGCCCGGCGCGTACGCGGACGCGGAACGCTACGAGGTGCTGCACCTGTCCGCGCCCGGCCTGGCGCACCTGCCCATGGGCCGGGCCTGGTGA
- a CDS encoding TetR/AcrR family transcriptional regulator: protein MSTPDRLIESTRELLWERGYVGTSPRAIQQRAGAGQGSMYHHFSGKPDLALAAITRTAEEMRAGVEEILGGPGTAVERVSAYLRREREVLRGCPIGRLTQDPDVMADPALRRPVEETFAWLRDRLAEVLAEGRDLGELDAGLDPGATAATIVAVLQGGYVLARAAGTPEPFHQAIEGVLALLSHP, encoded by the coding sequence GTGAGCACACCGGACCGCCTGATCGAGAGCACCCGCGAACTGCTCTGGGAACGCGGCTACGTCGGCACCAGCCCGCGGGCCATCCAGCAGCGGGCGGGAGCCGGTCAGGGCAGCATGTATCACCACTTTTCCGGGAAGCCCGACCTTGCGCTGGCCGCGATCACCCGTACGGCGGAGGAGATGCGCGCCGGGGTGGAGGAGATCCTGGGCGGCCCGGGCACGGCCGTCGAGCGCGTGTCGGCCTACCTGCGGCGCGAGCGGGAGGTGCTGCGGGGCTGCCCGATCGGCCGGCTCACCCAGGACCCCGACGTCATGGCCGATCCGGCGCTGCGGCGGCCGGTGGAGGAGACGTTCGCGTGGCTGCGCGACCGGCTCGCGGAGGTGCTGGCCGAGGGACGCGACCTGGGCGAGCTCGACGCCGGTCTCGATCCGGGCGCGACCGCCGCGACGATCGTGGCGGTGCTGCAGGGCGGATATGTCCTGGCCCGCGCGGCCGGCACGCCCGAGCCGTTCCACCAGGCCATCGAGGGCGTGCTCGCCCTGCTGTCCCACCCCTGA
- a CDS encoding lysophospholipid acyltransferase family protein: MLYPALKFVSVPVMHALWRPRTEGREHVPAHGPAILASNHLSVLDSFFMPAVVPRMVRFVAKKEYFTGNPVVAAWMRAMGAMEIDRENVSAAQDMLDAAVEVLKAGELFGIYPEGTRSPDGRLYRGKVGVAWLSLTTGAPVVPVAMIGTEKVLPPGTSVPRLHSIGVRFGEPMTFTGDAGNARDRRRVTDEVMAAIQRLSGQEYVPRYGASVKGSGEAGV; encoded by the coding sequence GTGCTCTACCCCGCCCTGAAGTTCGTCAGCGTTCCCGTCATGCACGCACTGTGGCGGCCGCGAACGGAAGGACGCGAGCACGTCCCCGCGCACGGGCCCGCGATCCTCGCCTCCAACCACCTGTCCGTGCTCGACTCGTTCTTCATGCCGGCCGTCGTGCCGCGCATGGTGCGGTTCGTGGCGAAGAAGGAGTACTTCACCGGCAACCCCGTCGTGGCGGCGTGGATGCGCGCGATGGGGGCGATGGAGATCGACCGGGAGAACGTCTCCGCCGCCCAGGACATGCTCGACGCCGCGGTGGAGGTGCTGAAGGCGGGCGAGCTGTTCGGCATCTACCCCGAGGGCACCCGCTCCCCCGACGGCCGGCTCTATCGGGGGAAGGTCGGCGTGGCCTGGCTGTCGCTGACCACCGGCGCCCCGGTCGTGCCCGTCGCCATGATCGGCACCGAGAAGGTGCTGCCGCCCGGCACCTCGGTGCCGCGCCTGCACAGCATCGGCGTGCGGTTCGGCGAGCCGATGACCTTCACCGGCGACGCGGGCAACGCCCGCGACCGGCGGAGGGTGACCGACGAGGTCATGGCCGCGATCCAGCGCCTGTCCGGCCAGGAGTACGTCCCCCGGTACGGCGCCAGCGTCAAGGGCTCCGGCGAAGCCGGAGTGTGA
- a CDS encoding penicillin-binding transpeptidase domain-containing protein: MPRGRTIAISAAVAVVVAGAAAGGAYYVFHTRGTPQETAARFTAAWSKGDLAAMKAELATPAAGFDAAYAELTKNLGVAKVTVRDVRAGAAKDDRATASYTATATVKNVGDWTYQGSLKLVVKDHYWKVDWSPSAVHPALDGTNHLALKTSWPQRAAITDANGDRIDGGDVGGSVQQLVGFLDKATDKDVEKLGTAYKKGDAVGRGGLQETFQKQLAGTPTTEIQVVGDSRKTLHTVKGSPGKDLRTSLDLKVQQAAADAVRDLDKPASLVAVRPSTGEILAVVNNRGGFNRALDGKYPPGSTFKTVTAAGLLAEGLTPSSRVTCPKEAVVGGLKIRNSDHEAFGSLSFLDSYAHSCNTTFAPLAAQKLGARKLYDMATNLGFNRPLRIGVPATPGSMPKATSDAELAAEAFGQARITASPLVIATVAAAVADGSWRPPTLVPSLEQKTAPEKLPDEVVEPLRSMMRAVVTKGTAHGAGLPAGTAGKTGTAEFGTGPKLDSHAWFMGFRGDLAFAVVVEAGGMGGSVAAPVAAHFLKSLS; this comes from the coding sequence GTGCCGCGAGGACGTACCATCGCGATCTCCGCAGCCGTGGCCGTCGTGGTGGCCGGGGCGGCCGCCGGGGGCGCCTACTACGTGTTCCACACGCGCGGCACTCCGCAGGAGACGGCCGCGCGGTTCACCGCGGCCTGGTCGAAGGGCGACCTCGCGGCCATGAAGGCCGAGCTCGCCACGCCCGCCGCGGGCTTCGACGCGGCGTACGCCGAGCTCACGAAGAACCTCGGCGTGGCGAAGGTCACCGTGCGCGACGTGCGGGCCGGCGCGGCGAAGGACGACCGGGCGACCGCCTCCTACACCGCCACCGCCACGGTGAAGAACGTCGGCGACTGGACCTACCAGGGCTCGCTCAAGCTCGTGGTCAAGGACCACTACTGGAAGGTCGACTGGTCGCCGTCCGCGGTCCACCCCGCGCTCGACGGGACCAACCACCTGGCGCTGAAGACGTCGTGGCCGCAGCGGGCCGCCATCACCGACGCCAACGGCGACCGCATCGACGGCGGCGACGTGGGCGGCTCGGTGCAGCAGCTCGTGGGCTTCCTCGACAAGGCGACGGACAAGGACGTCGAGAAGCTGGGCACCGCCTACAAGAAGGGCGACGCCGTGGGCCGCGGCGGCCTGCAGGAGACGTTCCAGAAGCAGCTCGCCGGCACTCCGACCACCGAGATCCAGGTGGTCGGCGACAGCCGTAAGACCCTGCACACCGTCAAGGGCTCCCCCGGCAAGGACCTGCGGACCAGCCTCGACCTGAAGGTGCAGCAGGCCGCAGCGGACGCCGTACGCGATCTGGACAAACCCGCCTCGCTCGTCGCCGTCAGGCCCTCGACGGGCGAGATCCTCGCCGTCGTGAACAACAGGGGCGGCTTCAACCGCGCCCTGGACGGCAAGTACCCCCCGGGATCCACGTTCAAGACGGTCACTGCCGCCGGGCTGCTGGCCGAGGGACTGACGCCGTCGAGCCGGGTGACCTGCCCCAAGGAGGCGGTCGTCGGCGGGCTGAAGATCCGCAACTCCGACCACGAGGCGTTCGGGTCGCTGTCGTTCCTCGACTCCTACGCCCACTCGTGCAACACGACGTTCGCGCCGCTCGCCGCGCAGAAGCTGGGCGCGCGCAAGCTGTACGACATGGCGACGAACCTGGGCTTCAACCGGCCGCTGCGCATCGGCGTCCCGGCGACCCCCGGCAGCATGCCGAAGGCCACCAGCGACGCCGAGCTCGCCGCGGAGGCGTTCGGGCAGGCGAGGATCACCGCGAGCCCGCTGGTGATCGCGACCGTGGCCGCGGCGGTGGCCGACGGCTCCTGGCGGCCGCCCACGCTGGTGCCCTCACTGGAGCAGAAGACCGCTCCCGAGAAGCTGCCGGACGAGGTCGTCGAGCCCCTGCGGTCGATGATGCGGGCCGTGGTCACCAAGGGCACCGCCCACGGCGCCGGGCTGCCTGCGGGGACCGCGGGCAAGACCGGGACCGCCGAGTTCGGCACCGGGCCCAAGCTCGACTCGCACGCCTGGTTCATGGGCTTCCGCGGCGACCTGGCCTTCGCCGTCGTCGTGGAGGCCGGCGGCATGGGCGGCTCGGTGGCCGCCCCGGTCGCCGCGCACTTCCTCAAGTCCCTGTCCTGA
- a CDS encoding DUF3040 domain-containing protein: MAWSQDEERMLAMIERHLTDEDPKLAARLESFNHRAERGRQGRGTGRRLPGRSTVIIAVSWLLIATLIATLLVMALRHDAAALPV; the protein is encoded by the coding sequence ATGGCCTGGTCGCAGGACGAAGAGCGGATGCTGGCGATGATCGAGCGGCACCTCACGGATGAGGACCCGAAGCTTGCGGCCAGGCTCGAGTCGTTCAACCACCGTGCGGAGCGCGGACGGCAGGGGCGAGGCACGGGCCGCCGCCTGCCGGGCCGCTCCACCGTGATCATCGCGGTGAGCTGGTTGCTCATCGCCACGTTGATCGCGACCCTGCTGGTCATGGCCCTGCGGCACGACGCCGCCGCTCTGCCGGTTTAG
- a CDS encoding Rv2578c family radical SAM protein — protein MRWEGLRLETGEGAQGETTPLFARSAVTRTFDTPEFRGVTFYEIHARSIINRVPSASRVPFEWTINPYRGCTHACTYCFARRTHEYLDLDSGRDFDSKIVVKVNAPDLVRRELAAPRWGGHPIAMGTNVDCYQRAEGRYRLMPGILAALRDARNPFSILTKGSLILRDLDLLAEAAQVTDVSTAVSIGFTDESLWRAVEPGTPSPRKRLEVCATLNEHGIPCGVLMAPILPYLGDSPQALEATVRRIAETGATHVTPIVLHLRPGAREWFMAWLAREHPRLVPRYLELYGRGAYAPKAYQERIGHAVRALASKYGIGRSAPRGDQAPGTGGGDRAAEAGGNAAADPGGARSWRRPGERPAPSPAPPAPPEQLTLL, from the coding sequence GTGCGGTGGGAAGGGCTGCGGCTCGAAACGGGGGAAGGCGCACAGGGAGAGACGACTCCCCTGTTCGCGCGGTCGGCGGTGACCCGGACCTTCGACACCCCGGAGTTCCGGGGCGTCACCTTCTACGAGATCCACGCACGGTCGATCATCAACCGGGTCCCCTCGGCCAGCCGGGTCCCGTTCGAGTGGACGATCAATCCCTACCGGGGCTGCACCCACGCGTGCACGTACTGCTTCGCCCGCAGGACGCACGAATATCTCGACCTGGACTCCGGGCGGGACTTCGACTCGAAGATCGTCGTGAAGGTCAACGCCCCCGACCTCGTACGGAGGGAACTGGCGGCGCCCCGGTGGGGCGGGCACCCCATCGCCATGGGGACCAACGTCGACTGCTACCAGCGGGCCGAGGGCCGATACCGGCTGATGCCGGGCATCCTCGCGGCGCTGCGGGACGCCCGCAACCCGTTCTCGATCCTCACCAAGGGCTCACTGATCCTGCGCGACCTCGATCTGCTCGCCGAGGCCGCGCAGGTGACCGACGTCAGCACGGCCGTCTCGATCGGGTTCACCGACGAGTCGCTGTGGCGGGCCGTCGAGCCGGGCACCCCTTCCCCGCGCAAGCGGCTGGAGGTGTGCGCCACGCTGAACGAGCACGGCATCCCCTGCGGCGTGCTCATGGCGCCGATCCTCCCCTATCTGGGCGACTCCCCGCAGGCGCTGGAGGCCACCGTGCGCCGCATCGCCGAGACCGGCGCGACGCACGTCACGCCGATCGTGCTCCACCTGCGGCCGGGCGCACGCGAGTGGTTCATGGCCTGGCTGGCGCGCGAGCACCCCCGGCTCGTCCCCCGTTACCTGGAGCTGTACGGCCGGGGCGCCTACGCCCCCAAGGCATACCAGGAACGGATCGGCCACGCCGTGCGCGCGCTCGCCAGCAAGTACGGCATCGGCCGGTCGGCCCCGCGCGGCGATCAGGCACCAGGAACGGGCGGCGGCGATCGCGCCGCCGAGGCGGGTGGCAACGCCGCGGCCGACCCGGGTGGCGCCCGTTCCTGGCGACGGCCCGGCGAGCGGCCGGCTCCCTCGCCCGCACCACCCGCGCCGCCCGAACAGCTCACGCTCCTTTAG
- a CDS encoding TetR/AcrR family transcriptional regulator yields the protein MTSSTPEPEGARPVPPPRRRPGGRTARIRRQVLDAVLAELGEHGYDGLTVDSVAARSGVHRATVYRRWGDVGGLLADVLDAAGDDAWQPPDTGSLEGDLAALNREIQDALTAQPPIVAALIAASFRSEQADHAQRRLWEDRYARCEVIVRRAVERAELPPGTDARRLLIAATAPVYHQLVLLRTPPGPDLPGQAARTAALAASAGAFAVPPSAGDT from the coding sequence ATGACTTCTTCCACACCAGAGCCGGAGGGCGCCAGGCCCGTGCCGCCGCCCCGGCGCCGCCCCGGCGGCCGTACCGCCCGTATCCGCAGGCAGGTGCTCGACGCGGTGCTCGCCGAGCTCGGAGAGCACGGTTATGACGGGCTCACCGTCGACTCCGTCGCCGCCCGCTCGGGTGTGCACCGCGCGACGGTGTACCGGCGCTGGGGAGACGTCGGCGGCCTGCTCGCCGACGTCCTGGACGCGGCGGGCGACGACGCCTGGCAGCCCCCGGACACTGGTTCTCTGGAGGGCGACCTGGCGGCACTGAACCGCGAGATCCAGGACGCGCTCACCGCACAGCCGCCGATCGTGGCGGCCCTGATCGCCGCTTCGTTCCGCTCCGAGCAGGCCGATCACGCCCAACGGCGGCTCTGGGAGGACCGGTACGCCCGGTGCGAGGTCATCGTCCGCCGAGCAGTCGAGCGCGCCGAACTCCCGCCGGGCACGGACGCCCGGCGACTGCTCATCGCCGCCACGGCCCCCGTGTATCACCAGTTGGTGCTTCTCCGCACGCCGCCCGGCCCGGACCTGCCCGGCCAGGCGGCCAGAACCGCCGCTCTCGCCGCATCCGCCGGTGCCTTCGCCGTGCCGCCATCGGCCGGTGACACCTGA
- a CDS encoding CatB-related O-acetyltransferase — MPAVPPDPTVLHPMPGQPRVVLLKPLITSPLIEVGEFSYYDDPDDPTAFETRNVLYHYGPEKLVIGKFCALGEGVRFIMNGANHRMDGPSTFPFPIMGGSWAEHFDLITGLPGRGDTVVGNDVWLGYRSMVMPGVRVGHGAIIASGSVVADDVPDYGIAAGNPARLIRRRYGDTDIERLLALAWWDWPLQHITDHIRTIMSGSIDDLENAAPLPHG; from the coding sequence ATGCCGGCTGTGCCCCCCGACCCGACCGTGCTGCATCCGATGCCCGGGCAACCGCGGGTGGTGTTGCTGAAGCCGCTGATCACCTCGCCGCTGATCGAGGTCGGCGAGTTCTCGTACTATGACGACCCGGACGATCCGACCGCGTTCGAGACCCGCAACGTGCTGTACCACTACGGGCCGGAGAAACTGGTCATCGGGAAGTTCTGCGCTCTGGGTGAGGGCGTGCGGTTCATCATGAACGGTGCCAACCATCGCATGGACGGACCTTCGACGTTCCCGTTCCCGATCATGGGCGGGTCCTGGGCGGAGCACTTCGACCTCATCACGGGCCTGCCCGGACGGGGCGACACGGTGGTGGGCAACGACGTCTGGCTCGGATACCGGTCGATGGTGATGCCCGGTGTACGCGTCGGCCACGGAGCGATCATCGCCTCCGGCTCGGTCGTCGCGGACGACGTCCCCGACTACGGCATCGCCGCCGGCAACCCCGCCAGGCTCATCCGCCGCCGCTACGGCGACACGGACATCGAGCGCCTCCTCGCGCTGGCCTGGTGGGACTGGCCGCTCCAGCACATCACCGACCACATCCGCACGATCATGTCCGGAAGCATCGACGACCTGGAGAACGCGGCGCCGCTCCCCCACGGATGA
- a CDS encoding erythromycin esterase family protein, translating to MPASTPRNPFADLLRAHAVPLTHLDPAAPLDDLEPLRDIIGYARVVALGENSHFITEFSLLRRRILRFLAERCGFTVLAFEYGFSEGFPLDAWAQGQGTDDDLDARLAAAIPVGVAEPLRWIRRHNATAEVPVRFAGIDVPAAGGSLLPALTPVADYLRRIDPETLPLVQQAIRIAESFAGASAASAAPAWTRLAAAEQDALSAILMRLLIRFRAVEVLYVSRGDRRSYEIALRRIEAACHADYGFRAMAGLYAGTGLTADTSARDVYMAGSVLWHLERFGPGTRIVLAAHNAHIQKTPVSFDGHLTGLPMGQHLHRCLADDYVALALTSITGHTADMRPDEDARFGFAIDNTKLEPPEQGSIEAAFADAGLGLSMADLRRARAEASGGAGPDRIRIQSAYLHTPVLDAFDGIVNTPVSTVAGDIEN from the coding sequence ATGCCTGCCTCCACACCCCGCAACCCGTTCGCCGACCTGCTTCGCGCCCATGCCGTCCCGCTCACCCACCTCGACCCGGCGGCGCCGCTCGACGACCTGGAGCCGCTGCGCGACATCATCGGCTATGCGCGCGTCGTCGCGCTCGGCGAGAACTCGCACTTCATCACCGAGTTCTCGCTGCTGCGCCGGCGGATCCTGCGCTTCCTGGCCGAACGCTGCGGCTTCACCGTCCTGGCCTTCGAGTACGGCTTCAGCGAAGGCTTCCCCCTCGACGCCTGGGCCCAGGGCCAGGGGACGGACGACGACCTGGACGCCCGGCTCGCCGCGGCCATTCCTGTGGGAGTCGCGGAGCCGCTGCGCTGGATACGCCGGCACAACGCCACCGCCGAGGTGCCGGTGCGCTTCGCCGGGATCGACGTCCCCGCGGCCGGCGGCTCGCTGCTGCCCGCCCTGACCCCCGTCGCCGACTACCTGCGGCGGATCGACCCCGAGACCCTCCCGCTGGTCCAGCAGGCCATCCGGATCGCCGAGTCGTTCGCCGGAGCGTCCGCCGCCTCGGCCGCGCCGGCCTGGACCCGCTTGGCCGCCGCCGAGCAGGACGCTCTCAGTGCGATCCTGATGCGCCTGCTCATCCGGTTCCGTGCCGTCGAGGTGCTGTACGTCTCCCGCGGCGACCGGCGAAGTTACGAGATCGCTCTGCGCCGGATCGAGGCCGCCTGCCACGCCGACTACGGCTTTCGTGCCATGGCCGGGCTGTACGCCGGCACCGGCCTGACCGCCGACACCTCGGCCCGCGACGTCTACATGGCCGGGTCGGTCCTGTGGCACCTGGAGCGCTTCGGCCCCGGCACCCGCATCGTGCTGGCGGCCCACAACGCCCACATTCAGAAGACGCCGGTCTCCTTCGACGGCCACCTCACCGGGCTCCCCATGGGACAGCACCTCCACCGCTGCCTGGCCGATGACTACGTCGCCCTCGCCCTGACCAGCATCACCGGGCACACCGCTGATATGCGTCCCGATGAGGACGCCCGCTTCGGATTCGCCATCGACAACACCAAGCTGGAGCCGCCCGAGCAGGGCAGCATCGAGGCCGCCTTCGCGGATGCCGGGCTCGGGCTGAGCATGGCCGATCTCCGCCGGGCGCGTGCGGAGGCCTCCGGCGGCGCGGGCCCCGACCGCATCCGGATCCAGAGCGCCTACCTGCACACCCCCGTCCTCGACGCGTTCGACGGCATCGTCAACACGCCGGTCTCCACCGTTGCCGGCGACATCGAGAACTGA